A region from the Arachis ipaensis cultivar K30076 chromosome B01, Araip1.1, whole genome shotgun sequence genome encodes:
- the LOC107617539 gene encoding DExH-box ATP-dependent RNA helicase DExH16, mitochondrial-like produces MFNDATSEFDVLVASDAIGMGLNLNISRIIFSTLKKFDGFEFWDLTVPEIKHIAGRAGRYGSNFPVGEVTCIDAEDLPLLHSSLNSPSPTLKENHVEGENKLN; encoded by the exons ATGTTCAATGATGCAACAAGTGAGTTTGATGTTCTAGTGGCCAGTGATGCCATCGGAATGGGTCTTAATTTAAATATATCTAGGATCATATTTTCAACGTTGAAGAAGTTTGATGGTTTTGAATTTTGGGACTTGACTGTACCTGAAATAAAACATATTGCAG GGAGAGCTGGTAGATATGGGTCAAATTTTCCTGTTGGAGAAGTAACATGCATAGATGCAGAGGATCTACCCTTGCTTCATTCTTCTTTAAACTCCCCATCACCCACTTTAAAG GAAAATCATGTTGAAGGGGAAAACAAACTTAATTAA